A single Thunnus thynnus chromosome 6, fThuThy2.1, whole genome shotgun sequence DNA region contains:
- the LOC137184111 gene encoding neuronal acetylcholine receptor subunit alpha-4-like, which produces MDIYKCLSLLFFTLPPQVCSQAGPRAHAEERLLQDLFVHYNKLSRPVENTSDTVLVHFGLSIAQLIDVDEKNQMMTTNVWVKQEWNDYKLRWNPEEYENVTSIRIPSEIIWRPDIVLYNNADGDFAVTHLTKAHLFYDGRIKWMPPAIYKSSCSIDVTFFPFDQQSCKMKFGSWTYDRAKIDLISMASDVDQMDYWESGEWVIMNAVGKYNTKKYECCTEIYADITYYFIIRRLPLFYTINLIIPCLLISCLTVLVFYLPSQCGEKITLCISVLLSLTVFLLLITEIIPSTSLVIPLIGEYLLFTMVFVTLSIIITVFVLNVHHRSPQTHGMPHWVRRVFLDLVPRVLFMKRPPGTAKQHCKKLIEMMHRPTTISATGNSQAFWSGLETGLRQIGQIDNTLPKTQSNSPNIMVCSPSPPSSPIDDLNEKDHPLKTSIFCRSPTGQYSVLSEKQLHRGHISSASSSSQLSLPPTLPLGPLRSLSRDEPNALAQNGRSLSEEQMCDQKREPPQRTGHRCRSRSFQYCCLHNEGPGTTGIAGRVKQAFTDHLAETLTKESTKDTNTEQDAIVPTISPAVQRAIEGVQYIADHLRAEDADFSVKEDWKYVAMVIDRIFLWMFVLVCILGSVGLFLPPWLAGMI; this is translated from the exons ATGGATATATACAAATGTTTGAGCTTACTTTTCTTCACTCTTCCTCCACAAG TTTGTTCCCAAGCTGGACCCCGGGCCCATGCTGAAGAGAGGCTGCTCCAGGATCTGTTTGTACATTACAATAAGCTCTCCCGGCCAGTGGAAAACACTTCAGACACAGTGCTAGTTCACTTTGGACTTTCTATTGCCCAGCTAATAGATGTG GATGAGAAGAACCAGATGATGACCACAAACGTCTGGGTCAAGCAA GAATGGAACGATTACAAACTCCGCTGGAACCCGGAGgaatatgaaaatgtcacctCTATCCGTATTCCCTCGGAAATCATCTGGAGGCCCGACATCGTCCTCTACAACAA TGCTGATGGCGACTTTGCAGTAACTCACCTCACAAAGGCACACCTATTCTATGACGGTCGGATAAAGTGGATGCCACCGGCCATTTACAAGTCTTCATGCAGCATAGATGTCACATTTTTCCCTTTTGACCAGCAGAGCTGCAAGATGAAATTTGGTTCTTGGACCTATGACCGTGCCAAGATCGATCTGATCAGCATGGCCAGTGATGTGGACCAGATGGACTACTGGGAGAGTGGCGAGTGGGTCATTATGAATGCAGTGGGCAAGTACAATACTAAAAAGTATGAGTGCTGCACAGAGATATATGCTGATATCACTTACTATTTCATCATCCGGAGGCTTCCATTGTTCTACACCATTAACCTTATCATCCCCTGTCTGCTTATCTCCTGTTTGACTGTGCTGGTGTTTTATTTGCCATCACAGTGTGGAGAGAAGATCACCTTGTGTATCTCAGTGTTACTTTCCCTAACAGTATTCCTCCTGCTGATCACAGAGATAATACCATCTACATCACTGGTGATTCCGCTGATTGGTGAATACCTTCTGTTTACCATGGTCTTTGTCACACTCTCCATCATAATTACTGTCTTTGTTTTAAACGTACATCATCGATCTCCACAAACCCATGGCATGCCTCACTGGGTGCGGAGAGTATTCTTGGACTTGGTGCCTCGGGTCCTCTTCATGAAGCGTCCTCCAGGCACAGCCAAGCAGCACTGCAAAAAACTTATCGAGATGATGCACCGTCCAACCACTATATCAGCAACAGGCAACTCACAGGCCTTTTGGTCAGGGTTAGAGACAGGGTTAAGACAAATAGGACAGATTGATAATACGCTCCCAAAGACTCAATCAAACAGTCCAAACATCATGGTCTGCTCCCCTTCTCCACCCTCTTCTCCGATTGACGACCTCAATGAGAAAGATCATCCACTGAAGACTAGCATTTTCTGCCGGTCCCCAACTGGTCAGTATTCAGTTCTCTCAGAGAAGCAACTCCACCGGGGTCACATTTCGTCAGCCTCGTCTTCTTCCCAATTGTCCTTGCCCCCAACTTTGCCACTGGGCCCCCTTCGCAGCCTATCCAGGGATGAACCTAATGCACTGGCACAGAATGGCCGCTCCCTCAGTGAAGAGCAAATGTGTGACCAAAAGAGGGAACCTCCTCAGAGAACTGGGCATCGGTGTCGCTCCCGCAGCTTCCAGTACTGCTGTCTGCACAATGAAGGACCTGGGACCACTGGGATTGCAGGGCGAGTGAAACAAGCCTTTACAGATCACCTAGCAGAAACACTCACAAAAGAGTCCACTAAAGACACGAATACCGAGCAGGATGCCATAGTTCCAACTATTTCCCCAGCTGTGCAACGGGCCATAGAGGGAGTTCAATACATTGCTGATCATCTCAGGGCAGAGGATGCAGACTTTTCA